The proteins below are encoded in one region of Cucurbita pepo subsp. pepo cultivar mu-cu-16 chromosome LG10, ASM280686v2, whole genome shotgun sequence:
- the LOC111803163 gene encoding cytokinin dehydrogenase 1-like, which yields MRVPTSGFIKKSIIVLKLYIILYISCIPDSRNHLYAASIIPPHFGSSDISTYALQTLELDGYLSFENNHQAATDFGKRYHLLPLAVLHPSSVSDISRTINHIFRMGYVSELTVAARGHGHSIQGQAQAYNGVVISMESFQGPEMKINAGALPYVDVSAGELWINILHETLKLGLAPKSWTDYLHLTVGGTLSNAGISGQAFRHGPQISNVYQLEVVTGKGEVVACSENQNAELFHAVLGGLGQFGIITRARISLEKAPKMVKWIRMLYSDFSKFTRDQEYLISSMDQFDYIEGFVVINRTGLLNNWRSSFNPKEPLQASKFNSDGKIFYCLEIAKYFNLDEIDFMNKKVERLLTGLSYIPSTLFTSEVTYVDFLDRVHVSENKLRAKGLWEIPHPWLNLLIPRSQIHDFAQEVFGKILKDTSNGPIIIYPVNKSKWNNKTSFVTPDEDIFYLVAFLPSAVPSSIGTDGLEHILEQNQRILDYCIEYLPGVKQYLPHYNSQEEWRSHFGPKWQTILQRKSMYDPLAILAPGQRIFQKGIPFL from the exons ATGAGGGTACCAACATCTGGCTTCATCAAAAAAAGCATTATTGTTCTCAAGTTATACATAATTCTATATATCAGTTGCATACCTGACAGCAGGAACCACCTATATGCAGCCTCAATCATTCCACCTCATTTTGGTTCCTCTGATATATCAACGTATGCCCTGCAAACACTGGAATTGGATGGATACCTCAGCTTTGAAAATAATCATCAAGCAGCAACAGATTTTGGAAAAAGATACCATTTACTACCGTTAGCTGTGTTACATCCAAGCTCCGTCTCCGATATATCGCGCACGATAAACCATATTTTCAGAATGGGATACGTGTCGGAGTTGACCGTTGCAGCTAGAGGCCATGGACATTCCATCCAAGGTCAAGCTCAAGCCTATAATGGTGTAGTTATCAGTATGGAATCATTTCAAGGGccagaaatgaaaataaatgcagGGGCTTTACCTTATGTGGATGTTTCAGCTGGAGAGCTGTGGATAAATATCCTGCATGAAACTCTTAAACTGGGGCTGGCACCAAAATCTTGGACTGATTACCTGCATCTTACTGTTGGAGGCACCTTGTCAAATGCTGGCATTAGTGGGCAGGCTTTCAGGCATGGACCCCAGATCAGCAACGTTTATCAGCTGGAAGTTGTAACAG GAAAAGGAGAGGTGGTTGCCTGTTCAGAGAATCAAAATGCAGAGCTTTTCCATGCTGTTCTTGGCGGACTTGGACAGTTTGGCATCATAACAAGGGCAAGAATTTCTTTGGAAAAGGCACCAAAAATG GTAAAATGGATAAGAATGTTGTACTCAGACTTCTCCAAATTTACAAGAGACCAAGAGTATCTGATATCATCCATGGATCAATTTGATTATATTGAAGGATTTGTAGTTATAAACAGAACTGGTCTCCTAAATAACTGGAGATCTTCCTTTAATCCCAAAGAACCACTACAAGCTAGCAAATTCAATTCAGATGGAAAAATTTTCTACTGCTTGGAAATAGCCAAGTACTTCAACCTAGATGAAATTGACTTCATGAACAAG AAAGTTGAAAGGTTATTGACAGGATTGAGCTATATTCCATCAACTCTCTTCACATCAGAAGTTACTTACGTCGATTTCCTGGACCGTGTACACGTTTCAGAGAACAAGCTACGAGCAAAAGGTTTATGGGAAATTCCTCATCCATGGCTAAATCTACTGATTCCCAGAAGCCAAATACATGATTTTGCTCAAGAAGTGTTTGGAAAAATTCTCAAGGATACTAGCAATGGTCCTATCATAATCTACCCAGTTAACAAATCCAA GTGGAATAATAAAACATCGTTCGTCACGCCAGATGAAGATATTTTCTACTTGGTGGCGTTCTTACCTTCTGCAGTTCCATCTTCCATAGGAACAGATGGGTTAGAACACAttttagaacaaaatcaaagaattttGGATTACTGTATTGAGTACCTCCCTGGTGTTAAGCAATATCTCCCCCACTACAACTCCCAAGAAGAATGGAGATCTCACTTTGGGCCCAAGTGGCAGACTATCTTGCAGAGGAAATCTATGTATGATCCTTTGGCAATTCTTGCTCCTGGTCAGAGGATATTCCAAAAGGGTATTCCCTTCTTATGA
- the LOC111803961 gene encoding protein FATTY ACID EXPORT 1, chloroplastic has translation MAATASQFSCFFAINRGFRLQQRRSFLAPRPSLSLPKLSIVMSLEGSASNTSDADAQTKTTLSDATYASESQVTSNSYPGVEESSDVGNVENDVGTVPKRSAKIHDFCFGIPFGGIVLSGGLVSLIFSRNPSALTSLISGGALLALSTLSLKIWRQGKSSLPYILGQAVFTASFFWNSFQTYSSTKNVFPSALYAALSAAMLCFYLYVVISGGNPPPKKLKPSPSAA, from the exons ATGGCGGCGACGGCGTCTCAGTTTTCGTGCTTCTTCGCCATCAACCGTGGCTTTCGCCTGCAACAGCGCCGCTCATTCTTAGCTCCTCGCCCTTCTCTTTCCTTGCCTAAg ttATCGATTGTTATGAGCCTTGAAGGATCTGCTTCAAATACTTCTGATGCTGATGCCCAGACTAAGACAACTTTAAGCGATGCCACTTATGCATCAGAATCTCAAGTTACCTCAAATTCATATCCTGGTGTTGAAGAGTCGTCTGATGTTGGAAATGTAGAGAACGACGTTGGCACTGTGCCTAAACGATCAGCAAAAATCCATGATTTCTGTTTTGGCATTCCCTTCG GTGGAATTGTTCTAAGTGGTGGCCTTGTTAGCTTAATATTTTCGAGAAACCCGTCTGCATTGACCAGTTTGATCTCTGGGGGTGCTTTGCTGGCTCTGAGCACTTTAAGTTTGAAAATCTGGAGGCAGGGGAAGTCCAGTTTGCCATATATTCTTGGACAAGCAG TATTTACCGCCTCGTTTTTCTGGAATAGTTTTCAGACGTACTCATCG ACCAAAAACGTGTTTCCATCGGCCTTATACGCTGCACTCAG CGCTGCAATGCTGTGCTTCTACTTATATGTGGTAATTTCTGGGGGAAACCCGccaccaaaaaaattaaagccTTCTCCATCTGCTGCTTAA